TGAACAATGCGGCCAAGCATGCTAAAGCAGATCATGTCCTCGTTCGATTGACGTTTTCTCCCAATTGTGTAAATGGAGAAGTGCGAGACGATGGAATCGGCTTTGAATATAAAAAAAAGACAGGCCAGCCGTCGTTTGGTATTATGGGAATGAAGGAAAGAATGAAACTGCTACGTGGCGAGGTAGAAATAGAGTCTTCGCCAGGAGAGGGAACGAGTGTAACTTTTACCATTCCGTTGCAGGCGGAAGTAGGCATAGTAAGTTGAAAAAATAAGGGGGGATAACGAATGGAAAGCACAATTTCAATTGTCATTGTCGATGATCATCAACTTTTTCGCGAAGGCATCAAACGCATTTTAGAAATGGAACCCACTTTTGAAGTTATCGGAATCGGGTCCAATGGCGAGGAAGCGTGTCAACTAGCGGAAACGTTAAAGCCGGATGTGTTTTTAATGGACATTAACATGCCTATTATGAATGGCGTCGAAGCGACTGAGCGCATTAAAGCGATTGCGCCAGACAGTAAAGTGATCATTCTATCGATACACGATGATGCAAACTACGTTCATGAAGTTATTGCGTCAGGAGCTTCTGGTTATTTGTTAAAAGAGATGGAATCAGACGCGTTAATCGAGGCAATTCAAGTTGTCGCGGGTGGAGCGGCGTATATTCATCCAAAGGTGACGGGAAAGCTGATTACCGAATACCGACGCTTAAGCACGTTGCAAGAAGGGTCTGAAGTAGCTCATGTGGAGGTTGGGAGCGATGAGACGGGAGACAGCCCGTTCACTGCCTTAACCCCGCGGGAAAGAGAAGTATTGCAGCTGATGGCGGAAGGTCGCAGCAACAAAGCGATTGGCGATTCCTTATACATTAGTGAAAAGACCGTTAAAAATCACGTTTCAAGCATTTTGCAAAAGCTCGTTGTGCAAGACCGCACACAAGCAGTTGTTATTTCCATCAAAAATGGCTGGGTAAAAATCAGCTAACATTCACCCTCGGCTCCGTTGCGGAATATCCTAATAGCAAAAAGGGAGGGGTATCCGTGATCGCGACGCTAATCCTTTGGTTATTTGCTGTCTACGGGGTATTCACCATCCTTTTTCAATGGATGATGCGTTACAATCCGTACGCTCGGGGCCGTGAAGCATGGAAAGTCCACCTGCTCGTGCATAATTCTGAAATTTGTTTGGAAGGAGCGATTCGCTCGCTCGTTCACCTTTCGCGTCTAAAAGGACAGCCGTTACAGCTCGTCGTTTGCGACTATGGATCAACGGATCAAACAGAACGGATCTTGCGAACATTTCAAAAAGAAAACCCTTACTTATTCGATCAGATAGAAGTAGTAACAAAAGGAAGCTATTGTCTCATTTCCATGGATGAAACAGAAAAAAGGGATTTCTGGATGACAATCGATCTGCGAAGTAATGATGTACCTTCTGGCGGCGGAGGTGGAGCCACTCTTCAGACAACTTAAAATATGAATTCGTATGCATCCAATTTGGGTGTATTTTTTTTGTCCTTTTAGGCTGAAAGGGACTTTTTCATTTATCGGCAAAAATGATACCTTCAAAGGGAATTTAATTAAAACTCCATTAATACGAATGGCGAGAGGCGCGGATTTTTTGAAGCGGCATTGGAAAGTAACGTTCGGGTAAGGGCGTTGTTACGAACAATGTTTTAACGTTGTGGTGTGGGTGAGGAAAATCTGAATGTAAATTTCGCCAAAGCAAAGTGGGGTAGGGAGGGAATCATATTGTCTTTCT
This portion of the Ammoniphilus oxalaticus genome encodes:
- a CDS encoding response regulator gives rise to the protein MESTISIVIVDDHQLFREGIKRILEMEPTFEVIGIGSNGEEACQLAETLKPDVFLMDINMPIMNGVEATERIKAIAPDSKVIILSIHDDANYVHEVIASGASGYLLKEMESDALIEAIQVVAGGAAYIHPKVTGKLITEYRRLSTLQEGSEVAHVEVGSDETGDSPFTALTPREREVLQLMAEGRSNKAIGDSLYISEKTVKNHVSSILQKLVVQDRTQAVVISIKNGWVKIS